In a single window of the Gossypium hirsutum isolate 1008001.06 chromosome A13, Gossypium_hirsutum_v2.1, whole genome shotgun sequence genome:
- the LOC107893207 gene encoding uncharacterized protein, producing MKTQPKKRKRQETFRIFVLFTENDYSSSGTETSPTSRVETSGAQRGQWRRIFWLFVVLARGGQASGVERAGEVCGKRRKAARVLDPFSFAENVQLWAILGLS from the exons atgaaaaCTCAACCCAAAAAAAGGAAAAGACAAGAAACCTTTCGAATTTTCGTCCTCTTTACTGAGAACGACTATTCATCATCGGGAACGGAGACCTCCCCCACTTCGCGTGTTGAAACCTCAG GAGCGCAAAGGGGTCAATGGAGGCGGATATTCTGGCTTTTTGTCGTTTTGGCACGAGGAGGGCAGGCCTCGGGCGTTGAACGTGCTGGTGAGGTATGTGGGAAGCGGCGCAAGGCTGCTAGGGTTCTTGACCCTTTTTCCTTTGCTGAAAATGTTCAGCtttgggccattttgggcttGTCCTAG